In Mytilus trossulus isolate FHL-02 chromosome 10, PNRI_Mtr1.1.1.hap1, whole genome shotgun sequence, the DNA window ggtactttggataactattgtatgcacattgaacgacaaatttatgtgacgtatataatttttctgacgtcagacactcaaatcaatccatgtgttcgtagatagtagatgttgttgtgtcctgttaaattgttatacgatgatgactgatgttcccatattttgactattttattgattgtgactgtttatttaacgcatcatgtaaatgtaacggaatttgatgagactgttattaaagtgagagggttagcgctatagaaccaggtttaatccaccattttctacatttgaaaatgcctgtaccaagtcaggaatatgacagttcttgtccattcgtttttgatgcgttttgttttttgattttgccatgtgattatggactttccaaattgattttcctctgagttcagtatttttgtgattttacttttttttgaaaCCCTcactttaaaatgaaaaaaaaacaatacacataCTGTGTTCCTGTGCTTTGGGATTCGTTTAATGGttcatttgaatttaattatttcttaaatacatCGTAGCTTTCCATATTCATCGATTGCAAAGCACAACAGAGAAGATAAATTTTCAAGTTCTATTTATCAATGCTTTGCAAACGGCTGTTGAGTAGTTGGAAGATCTAATTCTTTTTTGCACGTTATATTACATACAGTCTGTATTTTAGACAGGTACATGGAGTTTGGACAGAGGACTGAATATAAGTTCTGAACAAAGATATGTATTACTCGGAAACAAGACGTTAGTTGTGTCTTCAAACCttgtaagtaaaatacggaatctttatacatgtatgtaacttTATTGTCGTTCCTTGTACACAGGATGTAAACGtagctatatttgtataatgtaGTGTCAGATGTGATATTGCAGCAAATCgtaaagataattattttgcATAAACATTATCTCAATAAATCTGTTGCCAAAACATTACATTTTAAAGGAGTTTTATCCtaattactttatatttgttCATCAATTTTTCATCGGATTTTAGGGTTTGaatacattaattttgttaagGTATTTATTTAGATGtcttatttgattttatcaagGCAAAGAAACGTAACTGgtcgatatatttgtttttcattaacttATGTATGCATTACGATTTCATTGAACCTTATATTAGTATTGTAAGGGTTATCCATGTACCatttataaaccaaaaaatacCACGAATTCAAAGGTTGTGAAATAGGTTTacacctataatggttaacttttataagttgttatttggatggagagttgtctcattggtactcataccacatcttcctatatctacactAGTAATTtatgggccctttatagcttgttgtttggtgtgagtctaggctccgtgttaaagaaCGTACCGTGACCTATTTtggtttatgtttataaataatgacttgtctaattggcactcgcACCACATCTTCCTGTATCCCTTACATGTTAATGtgtatataaaaatcatttcaaagttTGAAAATTTCACACATAATTCAAAACTCGACAATTAGCCCATATGAGTTTGTTTACAAACTgtattttataatcataaacataTCTTTTAACGAAATAAAAGTTTTAGGGGTGCATCGTATTATCTTTGTAATCTCGATCATTTATGaataagatttgttttcaaaaacatcaaaaggtcttttaattttttagcaTGATGCCGTCTTGACTTTAGGTTTATTGGTCGTGTTGACCTTTTCTTACGCTTCAGatcgatttattttttattaaaaaaaaaattcatcaaaATCATATACATCGCCTATATCTCCTATACTTTGCTAAAAATCAAgttaaatcaaaaattaaaaacgtatttttgaaataaacattcatttaaatTGTACTATACAACCACAACAAAACCAAGTTTTACATACAGACGatttcatattttacgaaaaacATAATAAGCTACACATTGTTTCAtgcaatcatttataaaaaaggaaatacaaTCAATAGTTAAACCAATAACACAGAATTCGAAACGTAATCGGactcaaattttaatttttgatttcagaaaaagacTTTAATTGTGAGCACTGCCCTAGTAAGTCATGTGTAGCGTAGAAACTGCTTTATGtacaaataataacaaattagtgttgctgttttatttagattaataataaataaccTGGACTAACATTTATCTGCTCTTGGCTACATGTATATGGAAAACCGAGTTAAATTAAACAGCAAAGGCAGACCTACTTGATATTTTTCTTGGTTGTTGcattttcagtttttaaacaaGAGGAAAAAGAAtatcgtttttattttatattttgtttgtttttattgctgatacctatttatattcatttttctacTTTAAAGTATCATTTTATATATGCGTAGCAGGAgtgatacatttgttttttactttttttcaattgtatatTTAGTCTACTTCAGTGAAACATTTGTAATCTACGGTAGTTCCATTTGTTATCTACTGCagttatacatttgtaatcTGCTGTAGTTTTCCATTTGTAATCTACTGTAGTTTTCCATTTGAAATCTACTGTAGTTTTCCATATGTGATCAACTGTAGTTTCCAATTTGAAATCTACTGTAGTTTCCAATTTGAAATCTACTGTAGTTTTCCATTTGTAATCTACTGTAGCTTTCCAGTTGTAATTATACTGTAGTTTTCCATACGTGATCAACTGTAGTTTTCCATTTGAAATTTTCTGTAGTTTTCCATTTGAAATTTTCTGTAGTTTTCCATTTGTAATCTACTgtagttttccattttttatctACTGTAGTTTTGCATTTGATCACATGTGGAAAACTACAGTAGATTACAAATGGACAACTCCAGTAGATAATCTACTGCAGTTTTTCATTTGTAATCTACTGTAGTTTGTGCAATTTGTAATCTACTGtagttttccatttttaatatcaaaacttatggtaccaattttcttgcaccagatgcgcatttcgacaatacaagtcttttcagtgatgctcgtggccaaaatattttaaatccaaagcttatatgaaagatgaagagctataatccaaaagtttcaaaaagtataCTGTAGTTTTCCATTTGTAATCTACTGTAGTTTTCCATTTGTAATCTACTGTAGTTTTCCATTTGTAATCTACTGTAGTTTTCCATTTGTAATCTACTGTAGTTTTCCATTTGAAATCTACTGTAGTTTTCCATATGTGATCAActgtagttttcaatttgtaatcATCTGCAGTCTTCCATTTGTAATCTactgtatttttaaatttgtaatctACTGTAGCTTTCCATTTGTAATCTACTGtagttttccatttttaataTACTGCAGTTTTCCATTTGCAATCTACTATAGTGTTCCATGTGTGATCTActgtagttttcaatttttaatccACTGTAGTTTTACGTTTGTAATCTACTGCAGTTTTCTATTTGTGATCTACTGTAGTTTTCCATTTGTCATCATGGAAATTTCCATGTGTAATCTACTatagtattacatttttaatCTACTGTAGAGTTATATTTGTGATCTACTGTAATGTAAAGACGCggtgtgtcagtgtaagatcaCCCCGATGGACGAAGGTGTCAAATTGAACAATCATTCTGACAACTCACTTATTAACGAAAAAGGTCTACACCCCTCTGACCAAAGGTCTGCCAACTCGCCCACTTATAAAAAGATATTGCTTCCTTTAAGTATGTTAAATTACTGTTAATTTGTATCCAGTCGTCTTGGTGTAGTGGTATGGGTCGTGGCTTGATATGCTGAAGGTCTTGGGTTCGAATCCCTGCATATACActggatttttttctacatgAACATTGATAGATAGTCTTTTCTGTATAGtaattaattataagttttatagtggacattcccgccaaaattttaCAGAACAATGGAAAGCATGCATAACAAAGAAACTCAATCTGGGGTGATCTGGTAGGGGTGATCCAGCTCAGATCACCCCTGTTAGAACAAAGGAGCTGGGATGTAATTGATGTTGTCGACTGCAGTGCTACACGTGTAATCTTTGGAAGTGTCACATATGTTGTGTACTACAGTAGTTCATTCGAAATCTATCAAAGTGTTAAACTGTAATCAACTAATGTGTATGATTTTAATCCCTGTAGtgtaacaattatatataagtgttccatttataaatttaactgAACTATAATTTGTGTGCATGATGCTGTCCAGTTAAATGATTATATGAGTTTGTTTTTGACCAGATGATTTAACCATTTCCCAATTTATTATTGTTCAGTCATTTTTGTGATACTTTACAAACTATTGAAACCTTCAATGTCAaaactatgataaaaaataaaatagttattgATTGAAAATAACAACACCCTGATTGGCAGAcgagaaaagtaaatgcataatcAAGACCATTTGCACTTTAATCTATGGCATACAAATTGCAACTGGAAAAGTTCTTCTCAGACAATgtaaaagtttgaaatattacaatttaaatatattcttttGTGTCTAGTTTATGTTATTTAGACTTGTAATTTGAGTTTTTCCATTATCAATCATGAGTATTGATTTTTAATGCCTTACAAGTGTTATATTTTAACACTAACTATCTTTTAtctcatttacatattttacaaaacaaatcgGAAACTTTTTAAAACCGTGTTCGGGGATGATAATGACAGAGCAGATAAATCGATTTTTGATAATGACAGCATatgtcataaacatatataaataaaatattattccGTTCATTCGTACTAGCAAGACATAGATTTTTGCGGGCATGATCAAAGTATTTGTACTTTAATAATGTTGAATgtagaaatttaaaattcattctGTGGAAAAAAACCTACTATGAACAAAATTTGATTTCGCCAGTTCATTGATAGCCAATTACAGTGTGtaataacaaaattttgatataagaGTATGCTTTAATGTTATATGTATCGTCTTACTGTTTAGTTACCTTTAAATAAGTATTGTTGGATAGTTTAGTAGAGATGGATAACCGTCACATCTTTCAATTAGAAGCAGACAAATAAAATGATcacataaaacacaaaaaatataaaaaaattagtaaGGCCTTTTcaagtgatttttataatttttttgtgttgttacgACACTGTCATAGACTATGAGGAGAGTTGGCGACTTTAATCATATTCAACACCGACACACTATGTATATGCAAAAGTTATGAGCTTGTAGTTAAGTGGTTGTCGCTGGTTCATGTCTCTCTTTTcttaaaacttgtttttattataatttaagccgttagttttctcaattgaattgttgcatttttcaaattttgggcCTTTTAACACCTACATTAATGAACGGGGTTTCTGCATTGTTGAATTGCTTACATCCTTTCTTTTGAAATTAGGTGATTAGTTgtctatcataccacatctccttatttcatATTGAAAGTACTAAACTTGCTGATATAAATAGTAGAGTACTACATTAAAATTTGATGGCTGTATTTTCAGTTCTAAATTAAGCGAATTCAATGTAAAAAATCGAATTTGGAGttgacaaaaatcaaacaataattttGGAAACCTAAAACGACAAAGGGGCTTtctaaaatcaaatgaaatcgATGTATCtagttaacaaaaatattaggACCGCTCAAGGGTAGAAATATTTCTTAACCATGCAAAATAGTCATCACGTTTATTTATCAACTGTTATACCATGTTGACCAGttcagaatattttgtttgattgtaGGAAGCACCTTATGTAATGTTAAAAGAAACCACTGGTAATCAACAGTTGAAAGGTAATGACAGATATGAAGGCTTCTGTGTTGATCTGTTGAAATCTATTGCAAAGAATGTTGGATttgattatgaaataaaagttgTTCCCGACGAATTATATGGTGCTTATGATGCCAAAACAGGTGAATGGAACGGTATAATCAAAGAATTAATAGAAAAGGTATGCTTGTTTTATTAAACAGAAAGCTGTAGGAGTACAAAAAAAGTAAGACAAAATTTGTACCGATATTATTCCATACGAACTAccaacaattattttttgtgttactggaaattttttttttgcagtattGAAGAGGCATGTCTTGAAGATGAAAATCGTCATCGTTTGCGTTTTGCAACAAGGGACGATTAATATAAACTCAACACCATGGCCATATAGGATTTagtttaatatttatacatgGTTTGGTTCAATAAATCCTTAACATAATGATATGACTTTAATTTGGGTATTGATAGGagatttattgaaaaaagtatcACAAATTACCAAActgttttttagttttaaaaaagagaagtcaattaaaaatgtcaaaatcaaacgttaTCACCAATGAATGAAACGAGTGAAAACATCTGACAAGGAATATatgtcaaatgaaataaattaataacaaaaaccTCCTCATTGACATCTTATAATATGTTCTCAACATTAAATCAAGCTCACATTTGACGTTGGAAACAAATTATGAATGacttgttttactttatttcagAGAGCAGACATGTCCATGGCTGCATTGACTATAAACTATGAACGTGAACAATATATAGATTTTTCCAAACCATTCCTTAATCTTGGAATCAGCATATTGTTTAGAATGCCAAAGAAAGAGAAACCCGGATTATTCTCTTTTTTAAATCCTCTTGCAATGGAGATATGGATTTATTTAATAGCAGCGTATATGACTGTTAGTTTTAGTATATTCGTGCTGGCACGATTCAGTCCCTATGAATGGTATAACCCACACCCATGCATTCCAGAAACAGACTCTGTGGAGAATACGTTTAATTTATCAAACAGTTTTTGGTTTGCCATTGGAACATTAATGCAGCAAGGATCGGATGTGAATCCGAGAGCCGTGTCGACCAGAATAGTTGGCTCAACTTGGTGGTTCTTTACACTTATTATTATATCATCCTATACTGCTAACTTAGCAGCATTTTTAACTATAGAAAGACTAGTGTCACCTATAGAAAGTGCAGAAGATTTAGCAAAACAAACTGAAATTGCATATGGAACTCGCGAAAGTGGTACAACCATGTCCTTTTTCAAGGTAATACATATTAACACTATTCTTTAAGGTTATACATACACACCAACCTATATTTTACCATATCTAGTAATTGCTCTGATCGGAATTCAATATGAGAAACAGGCATAAGTTAGGTCAATCTGGGTAAAATACAGATCCCATGTCAAAGCTTCGTTACAAGGATCGGAATACACTTTCTTTGTACTTTCTGTTTAGAGACCTTTGGGATCCTGTGGTTTTGTCCGGTCAATAAGATCCTTCTTTAGTTTAAAGGCTGAAGTTTGACTATCTGATGTAATAAATACAAGAACAAAAAGTAGAATTTAGGGGTGGGGCAGATTCCTGTAAGCAAAGATGTCACAAATGATCTATATAATAATCAGATGGAggtcatgtatatatatatatatatatatataactctcAACTGGAGACCAAAATTaacacaaattaacaactataggtcaccgtacggccttgaCAATgaataaagcccataccgcaaggtcaactataaaaggccactAAAAGCGTGTTGCGCAGTTTTTGCTGATGATAACCcagattcaaaataaaatgacttttaTTGATCACATTGGTCAACGTAAATTATAAGTCATCAATTTACAGAAGTACAATCAAGTGCTGCTCTGGAAGGGTCAATTTGATATGTTTTCAATTCGATTTCAGGAAGAATTTATACCACTACAAAATCATATACTCGACTATATACATCAATAAAAAGAATGGGAAATAACTggcatattcctaacttggtaaaggcatttgAAAGGAAAACAGTGCACTTAACCTGATTtaatagctagcttaacctcttacttaaaaaaaaacccagttgtttattgtttccTTGTGCTGACAACGTTGGGTGAGCACCCCAAACATACAAAGGAGATTAACGAGACAATGATTAGAATGCACCCGCCATTACTGTTTAAACATATGTCacagacaaacaacacatgTAACAACTTCATAAAAGAGTTGATTTGACATATTAGACAAATATCTGTTGTATAAAATGTTAAGATTGGGATTTACGTGCAAAGGCAAGTataacatgcatatttagaaTTGAATAGCTAGAAGATACAAATAAGCCACCGAAAAGTCGACAAAAAACGGACAACACGATTGGAAAAACGGATAACTACTAAGTTGACGAATAGCTGTCCACAAAACAGTAGGATGAAATCTGTAGATTGGCCGTTTGTGAATTCCATCAAAAACCCAAAAGCTTCGAATTTTTACTGCTCTATTTAAATTCGACATTATTTTATCCAATACATGCATGCATacaacattttcatattaatgTAGGAATTGTTATATTTACTCTGATTAAATGTTGAGcatgtaaaaaatatgttaaagacATCCATATGTTATTGTACattagtttataaaatatatcttgattttagaattcacaatttgaaatttatcaaCGAATGTGGAATTATATGAAAGGACGTGAGAAAACGGTGATGATGAAATCCGGATCAGAAGGCATTGAACGTGTTAAAAAGGGTggatatgcattttttatggAGTCTACAGGAATTGACTATATCACAAAACAAGACTGTAGATTAATGCAAGTTGGGGGTTTACTCGATTCCAAAGGTTTTGGAATGGCCACCCCTATGGGtatgtacatatattgaaatagtattgtttatttaaatatacgAGACTTTTTGACAAGGATGGCTAACAAAATGATGATTCAGGGGTAGAAAAATGTTAGCGGTTCGGATGATTCATAAAGTATTCAActgtaaatatacaaaaaaaaacatatcgcTGATATTTTATGTCATCAATAAAATGCCAACTGATGGGCTGATTTTATATCCTTCGGAACGAAAGGTCCACTAGCAATTGCAACGACTCAGTGATTGttaaaataactaaatatatCAGGCTTATAGATCGATACGTCAGACACGTGTTGCTTCTACATAATACTTATAACCGGCGTACGGATCTAAACAGTTAGAAGGtcagataaaatattttgtaatgttcaTGGAATTGcaagcctttttttttactatttaaatAACAATGTTGATGTACATATGTTTCAGCTTCAACTTACTAAAATTATTAGCACctaattttctaaataatttcatcaaatttataGGTTCACCGCTCAGAGACAAGCTGTCTATGGCCATTTTACACTTCCAAGAAGAGGGTTTAATACAATCATTGTACGAAAAATGGTGGAAAGGGTCGGAAAATTGCGATGCCGACGGTGGCCCAGCAGCTGGCAAAGCTAGTCCTTTAGGAGTCTATAATGTCGGCGGTATTTTTGTCGTTCTGATGGGTGGCCTTGCATTATCTGTGATCGTAGGAATCTGTGAATTTGTTGTAAAATCAAGGAAGAATGCTAGAGAAGATAGGGTAATTGTTATTGATTATATAAATCACTATTAAATGTATCATAGTATAAAAAAGGTCATTTTGAtaggaaaaaaacaacaacacctGAACAAGTCTTAACAATAGAATATTCGGTCATTTTTCATCCAATGTTGTACATTGTGTACTGTTTAAACAAATACGCTTGCCCTGACATAAGATTTGTTGTGTCTATGTTCAAACTGTTCATTTTGTTCATTAGTTGTGTTTTACCTTACACATTAAGATATTACTTAATGTCTGAAAAGCTACTAAACAATCAGTGCTTTAGATCTGTTTACAAGTGGGCCGTTTCAGTTCAAAATTGGTTTACTTATACCTGTTTTGATATGTCTTACAGggaatgtttttctatttattttctttaatgtcAGATTGAGGTAAATTCATATTAGACCAAATCATAAGATATTGTTTCCAAAATTTCGACTGATAGTATCATACAATAGTTTATATGGCATTCAAAAATTATATAGTATTAAATAGATACTCGTTTCATGTCTTTTCGAAATTTGTTATTTCCCTTGATTATGATTGAAATAACATATCTTTTTAAGAATGCACAGCTATTACATTCCTATTTCTCAATACTTTCGAAAAGAGAGGTTCCAGATATAAGATAAGAAGATGCAGTACAATTGCTGATGAGACAACAATCAACCAGGGAGAAAATGTCGTAGATGCAAGCAAAATTAGGCACTCTTAAGTCTTTCATTCACAACGAGTAAAACGAGTACCGTACGTAAACGTTAGAAAGTCACGgactttataaaatgaaaacaagagAGCCAAACGGACTGGGTTATGTTTAATTATAGCTGGCATCCTTAAATTTCATGTTGATTATATTGTAAGAATTATACTGGTACATATCATTGTCGTTATCTATAGTAATATTTCAGAAGACAAATTGAAGTAGAAATAAACCACAAATACACGAACGTGTATTTCACTCACATTGGCCTATACTTCAATTGCTATGtcctgtaaatagttatcaaaagtactgtaaaatattaAGTGTTTAGAGAAGTGAGTATTTGATGACGAATTCACGACAACATTCTGACAATATGTACTTGGCAGAACAAGATTTCACtctgatttttatagaaaaaccTTTTTGTTAGCAATGTCCCACTCTGTCCCTTCAAGATACATTCTGTGCCATTTGTCCTCTTTCAAGTATAATTTCTCTGATATAGTTGGAAATAAGTAAGGTTATATTTTGTTACACGCTTTTTTCAATTGGTTACGTTTTTGTAAAGGTGGATGCGTTCTTATCGTCACAACAAACGTATTGTTAATATAGTCACACCAAGAACGCAATGAAACGTAGAGTAAATAAGAATTGATAAATAAGTTTACAGAATTAAATTTACCAAACATGCAGTGTTATTTTCCATACCTTTAACGTGTGCATATTTAActtctcttgtttttttttggatcGGTTTCATTTTTCTAATAAACCCATCAATCAATAAGAGCCACACACAAATCATAACCGTTTCTCTTATAAGGTAGTTGAAGCTTGTATCTGTCTTTGAAAAGCATAAATAATGGAATAAAATACATGATTTATTGTACATCATTTATTTGTCGTAATCAAGTTTGTCAGAACAGGTCTAgtcttaataaatataaattccaGACGCTGGTAAAACAATAACCTACGGTCCTTTTAACAATTATTAATATGTCTACTTGTTATACATTGCGCACACCTTCACGCATAAATCATGACCAAGGTGCATATATCGTTctctaaatatgcatatgtAAAGGAGGCATTTCGAAGGGTAAAAGTGTGTCTGAATATACAATACTTTGGTTTATATGATGCATTAGTCAAGGTGTAGATAAgacatactttgtatatattcaATCATCAAAAGATGTCACCCCAAAATGTGGATATGTGGTGTCTTATTGAAGAAAGGGGGAATTTTCATGTAAATTTCTAACTGTTTAATAGATATTGCAATTAGAATGAACAGAATGATAATAATTAGTTTTagtttagattttaaaatgaaaaaaaatataatatacttgTACCATTAACCGTActgtttgtcaaattttaaataaacacgCAAGTCAGGCCCAATAACAAGAtatcaatcctggtatctatgatgagcaGATTTATCGCCAATAAATAATGTGAATTGCCTGTTATGTAAttcagatgaaaatttgatttgGGATTTTGCGTGAATGTAAAACTCGTAAAAATATCCCCTCACATTTCGTGTTGTCTTGGAAATGtggtcttttttttcaaaagagatgATTCTATGCTCGGATGTCAACAAAGTAATTGCATTCAATAGTGGTTATTGTGTAAAGAATAACCCCGTAGTCGATGTCATACATCGGTATAGTTAAATATGTAGTTTAAGGAACTGTAAGAGTGGAGGCACTCATTAATACCAAGTCCGCATACTTAAGATACTTAGTTTGGCATTCAATTTTCTGTGTGATTCTTGACTGATTACCAGAAAAAAACCCGTTATAGATTGATACAGttaacaacaaaaatgtttcagACTATTAAGACGGATTACTTGACTTTTTCCTGACATATGTGCCAATACTCAGTAACGTCTTGTATATTTTAACATCAAAAAGTTTGATTAAAGTTTGgtcagacatttaaaaaaaagtgacatGCAATTACTTATTGACATTTCCAGGAAACTTTTTCCTAGCGCTAGAAAAACTGACACAAAGTACACATTTTTTCTGATTGTGGTCAAATTTTGACGCCTTATTTGTCAGCTAGGGAATtgatttatatatcatttctCTAGAagattactttaaaaaaaaacatatttgttcgAGGGTTATGTAGTAACGTTTTAATTGATAAGAATAACACATCAatacatatattcaaatatgtaataactATGCTGACATTGTATTGAGACACATCCCGCACCGTGCTTGATATTCGTATTCAAATAGAATAAACACGACTTAGAATAAGcttaaaacatttcataatttgaaccgaaattgataaaattaacaaatcttTAAACTGTTGGTTCAGATTGAAACTGTCCGTCAGATAAAGTAAGGTTAGTTTTGACATGTAATCAGACCATATGAGAAATAATTCTTTATcatatattcaaaaacaaatcaggaaaatatattaaattatcaCATGATTTATGTGTTACGAATACGTCGGGTTTTGCATATGTAGTAACCTCGAATTTGCCCGGGGCAAAAAAGAGGTAATTGGTTAGTGTACCCTAATTCCAAATGACGTCACGACATTTCTTCCTTAATGACACGTTCGTGATAAAATGttaaagattttaccttttatgtttCAATAAATTGTTATGATTGACCTTTTTTCTCTGTTCTGCAGAACTTAAATATGTGATtaaaagattataacatgtcttttCCATGTTGGCCcgggtatcatccctcgacccatatcgGCCTCGAGTCTTgggatgataccagggccaatatgaaaaaggGAAAGTTACAATCTATACTTGTCTTAATATAAAGCGatttaagaaatataataaTGCATTATACAGGGGTTTAAATTATGCAATATATTATATTGACTATTTTGATTTCCAGATTTGGCCATTATTCGTCCtttccaattttattttgtttttacatcaaAAAGACATACACCTGGTATCAAACTATACCGATGAAATGTGTTATAGCAAATTATTCCTGTATTATATTCAGCGAGATCATGTATATGTTGACATTTAAGTAGGtataatgtatgttttgttttcatcggAATTAGTCAAAACGTCTTATTCTTTGTTTCAGGAATCTGTATGTTCAGAAATGGCGAAAGAACTTAGATTTGCTGTACGGTGCCATGGGTCttcaaagaaaattaacaagtcGTTGTGTAACAAATGTAATGACAGACATGCGCGCTCAATTCCATGCGCACTAGATGAATCAATTGACACTCTTCCAAATGGTGTGATTCGATTACACGATATGAGAAAATCACCATATCATTCTCGAAAAGAGTTGAATAATCGGTATAAAGACAGCGGTTACTTACATGTAGATTATAGCGATACAGATACTATGTAACTTGAATTTCTTAACTATGGCCGCCATTGACATATAATATAccttatttatgtttttgaattatttgaggtatattta includes these proteins:
- the LOC134687097 gene encoding glutamate receptor ionotropic, kainate 2-like → MISPERNILCVFLIWLTLRCANCLPKEITVGGLFGEEEDERIHNAFKHAVYWINHQHEFFRDNQLVFDTRILQTKDLFKSTKEVCLQMDLSPAALFGPRSPEMSSYANSMCRYLHIPHLEYREEPTYRRTASFSINLHPSPVELAKAYLDVINYYNMDHLMILYASSSGLTKMQVIIQDISKESGKAIHLRQVSSNTNMRELLMEAKRKQWTNILADLNASQTSLLLKMALQQGMINPYHHYVLTTLDIETLNLDDYKYNHVNITGFRLVDPKNKFVKLITDDMYIYQMNTRLPLLSMETHNTIPYESALLFDAVLLFAKSLEEQAKYHIIRPVNVSCEGDDVWRSGLDLFNYLNTVKISGLTGDLLLQHGRRLLFNLDIVQLMKEGLEKTGTWSLDRGLNISSEQRYVLLGNKTLVVSSNLKKTLIVSTALEAPYVMLKETTGNQQLKGNDRYEGFCVDLLKSIAKNVGFDYEIKVVPDELYGAYDAKTGEWNGIIKELIEKRADMSMAALTINYEREQYIDFSKPFLNLGISILFRMPKKEKPGLFSFLNPLAMEIWIYLIAAYMTVSFSIFVLARFSPYEWYNPHPCIPETDSVENTFNLSNSFWFAIGTLMQQGSDVNPRAVSTRIVGSTWWFFTLIIISSYTANLAAFLTIERLVSPIESAEDLAKQTEIAYGTRESGTTMSFFKNSQFEIYQRMWNYMKGREKTVMMKSGSEGIERVKKGGYAFFMESTGIDYITKQDCRLMQVGGLLDSKGFGMATPMGSPLRDKLSMAILHFQEEGLIQSLYEKWWKGSENCDADGGPAAGKASPLGVYNVGGIFVVLMGGLALSVIVGICEFVVKSRKNAREDRESVCSEMAKELRFAVRCHGSSKKINKSLCNKCNDRHARSIPCALDESIDTLPNGVIRLHDMRKSPYHSRKELNNRYKDSGYLHVDYSDTDTM